The Deinococcus wulumuqiensis R12 genome has a window encoding:
- a CDS encoding NAD-dependent epimerase/dehydratase family protein, translating to MSRVLLLGAGGFLGGVIARELREAGVDVRTTSGDLTALGPGDWARELDGADAVVNAAGRTFGSLAELTRANVLLLAGVLEAAQAANVRLIHLASAAEYGRTPEGEASREDGPAQPLSPYGASKLAGTVLLQEAVRTGRADALALRLTNPVGAGMNPGSLPGRAARELRAAAEQGRGSVRFGPLGAYRDFIAARDVGRAALHFLPDQAGAQARGVLNLGSGEARPVRDIVTELARIAGYSGEILEDAPGSPRSGDVPYQRADLTALKMSGYTPTVPLALALGELYVEGS from the coding sequence ATGAGCCGCGTGCTGCTGCTCGGCGCGGGCGGCTTTCTGGGCGGCGTCATCGCCCGCGAGCTGCGGGAAGCCGGGGTGGACGTGCGAACGACCAGCGGCGACCTGACTGCCCTTGGCCCCGGAGACTGGGCCAGAGAGCTTGACGGGGCAGACGCGGTGGTCAACGCCGCCGGGCGCACCTTCGGCAGCCTCGCCGAACTGACCCGCGCCAACGTGCTGCTGCTCGCGGGCGTGCTGGAAGCGGCGCAGGCGGCGAACGTGCGCCTGATTCACCTCGCGTCCGCCGCCGAGTACGGACGCACCCCGGAAGGCGAGGCGAGCCGCGAGGACGGCCCGGCGCAGCCGCTCTCGCCCTACGGGGCCAGCAAGCTGGCGGGCACCGTGCTGCTGCAAGAAGCGGTGCGCACGGGCCGCGCCGACGCGCTGGCGCTGCGGCTGACCAACCCGGTGGGCGCGGGCATGAATCCGGGGTCGCTGCCGGGCCGGGCGGCGCGGGAGCTGCGGGCCGCCGCCGAACAGGGGCGGGGCAGCGTGCGCTTCGGGCCGCTGGGGGCCTACCGCGACTTCATCGCGGCGCGGGACGTGGGCCGGGCCGCCCTGCACTTTCTGCCCGATCAGGCGGGGGCGCAGGCGCGGGGGGTGCTCAACCTCGGCAGCGGCGAGGCCCGCCCGGTGCGCGACATCGTGACCGAGCTGGCCCGGATTGCGGGCTACAGCGGCGAGATTCTGGAAGACGCGCCCGGCAGCCCCCGCAGCGGCGACGTGCCGTACCAGCGGGCGGATTTAACGGCCCTTAAGATGAGCGGGTATACCCCCACTGTGCCTCTGGCCCTGGCCCTGGGTGAGTTGTATGTTGAGGGAAGTTAG
- a CDS encoding V-type ATP synthase subunit A, translating into MTQQKQGVVQSIAGPAVIAKGMYGAKMYDIVRVGQERLVGEIIRLDGDTAFVQVYEDTAGLTVGEPVETTGLPLSVELGPGMLNGIYDGIQRPLDKIREASGDFIARGIEVSSLNREQKWDFTPSVQVGDTVVGSGILGTVPEFSFTHKILTPPDKGGKIRWIAPAGQYTIDDTIAELEDGTKLRLAHYWPVRAPRPVQKKLDPSLPFLTGMRILDVMFPLVMGGAAAIPGPFGSGKTVTQQSVAKYGNADIVVYVGCGERGNEMTDVLVEFPELEDPKTGGPLMHRTILIANTSNMPVAAREASVYTGVTLAEYFRDQGYSVSLMADSTSRWAEALREISSRLEEMPAEEGYPPYLGAKLAAFYERAGAVKTLAGEDGAVSVIGAVSPAGGDMSEPVTQATLRITGAFWRLDAGLARRRHFPAINWNGSYSLFTPILDKWYRENVGADFPELRQRIGTLLQQEAALQEVVQLVGPDALQDNERLIIETGRMLRQDFLQQNGFDPVDASASMPKNYGLMKMFLKFYDEAEAGLKNGLTIDEIIQNPVIEKLARARYTPENEFLAYGEAVMDELDKTFKAVKA; encoded by the coding sequence ATGACGCAACAGAAGCAAGGCGTCGTGCAGAGCATCGCCGGCCCGGCAGTGATTGCCAAGGGTATGTACGGTGCCAAGATGTACGACATCGTGCGCGTGGGCCAGGAGCGCCTCGTGGGCGAGATCATTCGCCTCGACGGCGACACCGCTTTCGTGCAGGTGTACGAAGACACCGCCGGTCTGACCGTGGGTGAACCCGTCGAAACCACCGGCCTGCCCCTCTCGGTCGAACTCGGGCCGGGCATGCTCAACGGCATCTACGACGGCATTCAGCGCCCCCTCGACAAGATCCGCGAAGCCTCCGGCGACTTTATCGCCCGTGGCATCGAAGTCAGCTCGCTCAACCGCGAGCAGAAGTGGGACTTTACCCCCAGCGTGCAGGTCGGCGACACCGTCGTGGGCAGCGGCATCCTGGGCACGGTTCCCGAGTTCAGCTTCACCCACAAGATCCTGACCCCCCCCGACAAGGGCGGCAAAATCCGCTGGATTGCCCCGGCCGGTCAGTACACCATCGACGACACCATCGCCGAACTCGAAGACGGCACCAAGCTGCGCCTGGCACACTACTGGCCGGTGCGTGCGCCGCGTCCGGTGCAGAAGAAGCTCGATCCCAGCCTGCCCTTCCTTACCGGGATGCGCATCCTCGACGTGATGTTCCCGCTGGTGATGGGCGGCGCGGCGGCGATTCCTGGGCCGTTCGGCTCGGGCAAGACCGTGACGCAGCAGTCGGTCGCCAAGTACGGCAACGCCGACATCGTGGTGTACGTGGGCTGCGGCGAGCGCGGCAACGAGATGACCGACGTTCTGGTGGAATTCCCCGAACTGGAAGACCCCAAGACCGGCGGGCCGCTGATGCACCGCACCATCCTGATCGCCAACACCTCCAACATGCCGGTGGCGGCGCGTGAAGCCTCGGTGTACACCGGCGTGACGCTGGCCGAGTACTTCCGCGACCAGGGCTACAGCGTGTCGCTGATGGCCGACAGCACCTCCCGCTGGGCCGAGGCGCTGCGCGAAATCTCCTCGCGCCTCGAAGAAATGCCCGCCGAAGAAGGCTACCCGCCCTACCTGGGCGCCAAACTCGCCGCCTTCTACGAGCGTGCCGGTGCGGTCAAGACCCTGGCCGGTGAAGACGGCGCGGTGTCGGTGATCGGCGCCGTGTCGCCCGCAGGCGGCGACATGTCCGAACCCGTGACCCAGGCCACCCTGCGTATCACCGGCGCCTTCTGGCGTCTGGACGCGGGCCTCGCCCGGCGCCGTCACTTCCCGGCGATCAACTGGAACGGCTCCTACTCGCTGTTTACGCCCATTCTGGACAAGTGGTACCGCGAGAACGTCGGCGCCGACTTCCCCGAACTGCGTCAGCGTATCGGCACGCTGCTTCAGCAGGAAGCCGCGCTGCAGGAAGTCGTGCAGCTCGTCGGCCCCGACGCCCTTCAGGACAACGAGCGCCTCATCATCGAAACGGGCCGCATGCTCAGGCAAGACTTCTTGCAGCAAAACGGCTTCGACCCGGTGGACGCCTCGGCCTCCATGCCCAAGAACTACGGGCTGATGAAGATGTTCCTCAAGTTCTACGACGAAGCCGAAGCGGGCCTGAAAAACGGGCTGACCATCGACGAAATCATTCAAAACCCGGTCATCGAGAAGCTCGCCCGCGCCCGCTACACGCCTGAAAACGAATTCCTGGCGTACGGCGAAGCTGTGATGGACGAACTCGACAAGACCTTCAAGGCGGTGAAAGCGTGA
- a CDS encoding ATP synthase subunit K, with the protein MTNTTKIALAALVLALASTGFAQETVAANATNNEGLAAIGKGLALGLGALGTGIAQARIGSSLVGAAAEDPSKLGQLLLVFLLPETLVIFGFLALFLI; encoded by the coding sequence ATGACCAACACCACCAAGATTGCCCTCGCCGCTCTCGTTCTCGCCCTCGCCAGCACCGGTTTCGCTCAGGAAACCGTGGCTGCCAACGCCACCAACAACGAAGGCCTCGCCGCCATCGGCAAGGGCCTGGCCCTGGGCCTGGGCGCTCTGGGCACCGGTATCGCTCAGGCCCGCATCGGTTCGAGCCTGGTCGGCGCCGCCGCCGAAGACCCCAGCAAGCTCGGTCAGCTGCTGCTCGTCTTCCTGCTCCCCGAAACCCTGGTCATCTTCGGCTTCCTGGCCCTGTTCCTGATCTGA
- a CDS encoding nucleotidyltransferase family protein, protein MHAVILAGGQGTRLRPYTTRVPKPLVPIGGELSILEIVLYQLKSFGFTRVTLAVGHLSHLIRAFVGNGRQYGLDIDYTEEDTPLGTIGPVLNVLPWLPEHFLVMNGDVLTDLDYGAFLRGHMQSGAPLTVSTYHREIRSEFGVLDVDDSGEHIVAFREKPAVPFQVSMGVYGMTKSTLGRYQPGQVLGFDTLMLDLLAAGEHPRSDLFGGYWLDIGRPEDYDTANEQWSEMQKVLLPGGVPPRPAQP, encoded by the coding sequence ATGCACGCTGTCATCCTCGCCGGAGGCCAAGGCACCCGCCTGCGCCCCTACACCACCCGCGTTCCCAAGCCGCTCGTGCCCATCGGCGGCGAACTCTCGATTCTGGAAATCGTGCTCTACCAGCTCAAGTCGTTCGGGTTTACCCGCGTCACGCTGGCGGTGGGGCACCTCAGCCACCTGATCCGGGCCTTTGTCGGCAACGGACGGCAGTACGGCCTGGACATCGACTACACCGAGGAAGACACGCCGCTCGGCACCATCGGCCCGGTGCTGAACGTACTGCCCTGGCTGCCCGAGCATTTTCTGGTCATGAACGGCGACGTGCTCACCGACCTCGACTACGGCGCTTTTTTGCGCGGCCACATGCAAAGCGGGGCGCCGCTGACCGTCTCGACGTACCACCGCGAGATTCGCAGCGAATTCGGCGTGCTCGACGTGGACGACTCGGGTGAGCACATTGTCGCCTTCCGGGAAAAGCCCGCCGTGCCCTTTCAGGTCAGCATGGGCGTGTACGGCATGACGAAAAGCACCCTGGGGCGCTACCAGCCGGGGCAGGTGCTGGGGTTCGACACACTGATGCTCGACCTGCTCGCGGCGGGCGAACACCCGCGCAGCGACCTGTTCGGCGGGTACTGGCTCGACATCGGGCGCCCCGAGGACTACGACACCGCCAACGAGCAGTGGAGCGAGATGCAGAAGGTGCTGCTGCCCGGCGGCGTGCCCCCGCGTCCGGCGCAACCATGA
- a CDS encoding V-type ATP synthase subunit B, translating to MTLLQKEYNDVAYISGPLLFVNAASDLPNGAIVNIKDSRGKLRGGRVISVSDQNAVIQVFEETRGLDLATASVSLVEDVARLGVSKEMIGRRFDGLGRPIDGLPAVVAEQRLSVDGQPMNPAARAKPEEFIQTGISTIDVQTSLIRGQKLPIFSGSGLPHNELAAQIARQAKVPGHEGDFAVVFAAMGLTQREVSFFTQEFERTGALARSVLFLNKADDPAVERLLTPRMALTTAEYLAFEHGYHVLVILTDLTNYCEALREIGGAREEIPGRRGFPGYMYTDLASLYERAGVIEGKPGSVTQVPILSMPDDDITHPIPDLTGYITEGQIVVDRTLNSKGVFPPINPLPSLSRLQGNGIGKGKTRADHKNVADQLFAAYANGLDLRKLVAITGEDALTETDKLYLKFSDDFENYFIGQGDQDRSIDDSLTVAWGILSKLPQSQLTRLSKDSIDKYYGTKMDEMWRGGRSMQ from the coding sequence GTGACCCTTCTCCAGAAGGAATACAACGATGTCGCGTACATCTCCGGCCCGCTGCTGTTCGTCAACGCGGCCAGCGACCTGCCGAACGGCGCCATCGTCAACATCAAGGACAGCCGGGGCAAGCTTCGCGGCGGCCGCGTCATCAGCGTGTCCGACCAGAACGCCGTGATTCAGGTGTTCGAAGAAACCCGTGGTCTCGACCTCGCGACCGCCAGCGTCAGCCTGGTGGAAGACGTGGCGCGCCTCGGCGTGAGCAAGGAAATGATCGGACGCCGCTTCGACGGCCTGGGCCGCCCCATCGACGGGCTGCCCGCCGTGGTGGCCGAGCAGCGCCTGAGCGTGGACGGTCAGCCGATGAACCCGGCGGCACGCGCCAAGCCCGAGGAGTTCATTCAGACCGGCATCAGCACCATCGACGTGCAGACCAGCCTGATTCGTGGTCAGAAGCTCCCGATCTTCTCGGGCTCGGGCCTCCCGCACAACGAACTTGCCGCCCAGATCGCCCGTCAGGCCAAGGTGCCCGGCCACGAAGGCGACTTCGCGGTGGTGTTCGCCGCGATGGGTCTGACCCAGCGTGAAGTCAGCTTCTTTACCCAGGAGTTCGAGCGCACGGGCGCACTGGCCCGCTCGGTCCTCTTCCTGAACAAGGCCGACGACCCCGCCGTGGAGCGTCTGCTGACCCCCCGCATGGCCCTGACGACCGCCGAGTACCTCGCGTTCGAGCACGGCTACCACGTGCTGGTGATCCTGACCGACCTCACGAACTACTGCGAAGCGCTGCGTGAAATTGGCGGGGCGCGCGAAGAAATCCCCGGTCGCCGCGGCTTCCCCGGTTACATGTACACCGACCTCGCGTCGCTCTACGAACGCGCTGGCGTGATCGAAGGCAAGCCCGGTTCGGTGACCCAGGTGCCGATCCTGTCGATGCCCGACGACGACATCACCCACCCCATTCCCGACCTGACCGGCTACATTACCGAAGGGCAGATCGTGGTGGACCGCACCCTGAACTCCAAGGGCGTGTTTCCGCCGATCAACCCGCTGCCCAGCCTGTCGCGTCTGCAGGGCAACGGCATCGGCAAAGGCAAGACCCGCGCCGACCACAAGAACGTGGCCGACCAGCTGTTCGCCGCCTACGCCAACGGCCTCGACCTGCGTAAGCTCGTGGCGATCACGGGTGAGGACGCGCTGACCGAAACCGACAAGCTGTACCTGAAGTTCTCCGATGATTTCGAAAACTACTTCATCGGCCAGGGCGACCAGGACCGCAGCATCGACGACTCGCTCACCGTCGCCTGGGGCATTCTCTCCAAGTTGCCGCAGAGCCAGCTCACCCGTCTGTCCAAGGACTCCATCGACAAGTACTACGGCACCAAGATGGACGAGATGTGGCGGGGCGGCCGCTCGATGCAGTAA
- a CDS encoding V-type ATP synthase subunit E has protein sequence MALDKLLENEAQSEIERIRAEARGRAEQIVQDARERAQTLLDSRQRLLDTQYQAGLVRARSAADLELNASRLTASESGVTQVYQMVEDYLENVTSAPEYGNILSRLIQQGLEAVPDAEAIEVNPAEAHIARHLVTGVDVRENPAIRGGVRVVARGGKSGVTNTLSGRLERVKADMAPQISRLLAE, from the coding sequence ATGGCCCTCGACAAGCTCCTCGAAAACGAAGCGCAGAGCGAGATCGAGCGCATTCGCGCCGAAGCTCGGGGACGCGCGGAGCAGATCGTTCAGGACGCTCGTGAACGCGCCCAGACGCTGCTTGACAGCCGTCAGCGCCTGCTGGACACCCAGTACCAGGCTGGTCTGGTGCGGGCGCGTTCGGCGGCCGACCTCGAACTCAACGCCTCGCGCCTGACCGCCAGCGAAAGCGGCGTCACGCAGGTCTACCAGATGGTCGAGGACTACCTGGAGAACGTGACCAGCGCTCCCGAGTACGGCAACATCCTCTCCCGGCTGATTCAGCAGGGGCTGGAAGCGGTGCCCGACGCCGAAGCCATCGAAGTCAATCCCGCCGAGGCCCACATCGCCCGTCACCTGGTGACCGGGGTGGACGTGCGCGAAAACCCCGCCATCCGGGGCGGCGTGCGCGTGGTGGCCCGTGGCGGCAAGAGCGGCGTGACCAACACCCTGAGTGGGCGACTCGAGCGGGTCAAGGCCGACATGGCCCCGCAAATCAGCCGCCTGCTCGCGGAATAA
- a CDS encoding V-type ATP synthase subunit D: protein MAGQISPTRSALLASKASLKTANDGADLLKRKRDALIGEFFALVKDALAAREQLSGVSKGAYTSLFGAKAWDSPEAVESLSLAGTGDYAVDMQIESIYGVKVPKINIPERAAQSHFSPINVGARTIQASNDFGGVLEAIVKVAATETKLRRIGEEIKKTSRRVNALEQVVIPGIHDDIRFIRSVLDQREREAGFTQKKIKAKIEGKNKAAREAAAATSHGSAAD from the coding sequence ATGGCAGGACAAATCAGCCCCACCCGCTCCGCACTGCTCGCCAGCAAGGCCAGCCTCAAGACCGCCAACGACGGCGCCGACCTGCTCAAGCGCAAGCGTGACGCCCTGATCGGAGAGTTCTTCGCGCTGGTCAAAGACGCGCTCGCTGCCCGGGAACAGCTTTCAGGCGTGAGCAAGGGCGCGTACACCAGCCTCTTCGGCGCCAAGGCCTGGGACAGCCCCGAGGCCGTCGAGAGCCTGAGCCTCGCCGGAACCGGCGACTACGCCGTGGACATGCAGATCGAGAGCATCTACGGCGTCAAGGTGCCCAAGATCAACATTCCCGAGCGGGCCGCCCAGAGCCACTTCAGCCCGATCAACGTCGGCGCCCGCACCATTCAGGCGTCGAACGACTTCGGCGGGGTCCTCGAAGCCATCGTGAAGGTCGCCGCCACCGAAACCAAGCTGCGCCGCATCGGTGAGGAGATCAAGAAGACCTCGCGCCGCGTGAACGCGCTCGAACAGGTGGTCATCCCCGGCATCCACGACGACATCCGCTTCATCCGCAGCGTGCTCGACCAGCGCGAGCGCGAAGCGGGCTTTACCCAGAAGAAGATCAAGGCCAAGATCGAGGGCAAGAACAAGGCCGCCCGTGAAGCCGCCGCCGCGACCAGCCACGGCAGCGCCGCCGACTGA
- a CDS encoding V0D/AC39 family V-type ATPase subunit, whose amino-acid sequence MPDDYSYINTRVRVMRTKLLDGRALDAALASGSYQEFLRVLSETDFAANMRETTSEGAGLPELDRALSQNLFDTTQRVLGFADGDAKREIETLLMKWDLTNLKTLARGIVSGRGTEAIRQNLIPGGTLKPSVLQTASQATDLASAATALSVGGHPLAKAFRSAVTSYTTSGRLLDLEVMLDQGYYRHAAQVSRDTSLRRYLSREIDITNALIARNSRGGALDPNLFVPGGSLDAAGYSRLGTGDAGGNADVAAILEAPSIEEAEVAARSALDRAARNSAVSDVEGVGIILDFLRRKEIEIAKLRLIGRGKYYELPADQIRREVQA is encoded by the coding sequence ATGCCCGACGACTACTCCTACATCAACACGCGCGTTCGCGTCATGCGGACCAAGCTGCTGGACGGGCGTGCCCTGGACGCGGCGCTCGCGTCGGGCAGCTACCAGGAATTCCTGCGTGTCCTGAGCGAGACGGATTTCGCTGCGAACATGCGTGAAACCACCTCCGAGGGCGCGGGTCTGCCCGAACTCGACCGCGCCCTGTCGCAAAACCTCTTCGACACCACGCAGCGGGTGCTGGGCTTTGCCGACGGCGACGCCAAGCGTGAAATCGAGACCCTGCTGATGAAGTGGGACCTCACCAACCTCAAGACCCTGGCGCGCGGCATCGTCAGTGGGCGCGGCACCGAGGCGATCCGGCAAAACCTGATTCCCGGTGGCACCCTCAAGCCCAGCGTGCTGCAAACCGCGTCGCAGGCGACCGACCTCGCCAGCGCGGCGACGGCCCTGAGCGTCGGCGGGCACCCGCTCGCCAAGGCCTTCCGCAGCGCCGTGACCTCGTACACGACCAGCGGGCGCCTGCTCGACCTCGAAGTGATGCTCGACCAGGGCTACTACCGCCACGCGGCCCAGGTGTCCCGCGACACCAGCCTGCGCCGGTACCTCAGCCGCGAAATCGATATCACCAACGCCCTGATCGCCCGCAACTCGCGCGGCGGGGCGCTCGACCCCAACCTGTTCGTGCCGGGCGGCAGTCTCGACGCCGCCGGGTACAGCCGCCTGGGGACGGGGGACGCCGGGGGCAACGCCGACGTCGCCGCCATCCTGGAGGCCCCGAGCATCGAAGAGGCCGAAGTCGCCGCCCGCTCCGCCCTTGACCGGGCCGCCCGCAACAGCGCGGTGTCGGACGTGGAAGGCGTAGGCATCATCCTCGACTTCCTGCGCCGCAAGGAAATCGAGATCGCCAAGCTTCGCCTGATCGGGCGCGGCAAGTACTACGAGCTGCCTGCCGATCAGATCCGCCGGGAGGTGCAGGCATGA
- a CDS encoding V-type ATP synthase subunit F, with amino-acid sequence MTRGESTMQRVAVLSDAETATGYRLAGASVIEASPENAVQTLEQAITEGGYGLIAVDTGLIPDPTTATARIMRGRDLPILLPIPSLRDAFSSDTVDAKAYMGKLVRDTIGFDIKL; translated from the coding sequence ATGACCAGAGGCGAAAGCACCATGCAGCGCGTCGCCGTGCTGAGCGACGCCGAAACCGCCACCGGCTACCGTCTGGCAGGCGCCAGCGTGATCGAGGCCAGCCCCGAGAACGCGGTGCAGACGCTGGAGCAGGCGATCACCGAGGGTGGATACGGCCTGATTGCCGTGGACACCGGCCTGATTCCTGACCCGACGACCGCCACCGCCCGCATCATGCGGGGGCGCGACCTGCCGATCCTGCTGCCGATTCCCAGCCTGCGCGACGCTTTTTCGAGCGACACCGTAGACGCCAAGGCGTACATGGGCAAGCTGGTGCGCGACACCATCGGGTTCGACATCAAACTGTAA
- a CDS encoding MJ1477/TM1410 family putative glycoside hydrolase, with product MKPFVCALLMLSACGDTPTSQAPASGRAPAPPVTVPTSSTAGRPALGAVQHWALQLTGYGQARLNTVRTSPFELAVVDPFDDDGVPWPAAEVRSAAQGRWLVAYLSMGAAESYRPYWQDGWKVGSPAWLLREDPDWPGNFDVAYWDPEWQKIALAQLDRVIAQGFGGVYMDLIDAYERNDTRPTARAEMVQWVCRIAAHARAKNPNFVIIPQNAAELIRDPGYVACVDASGNEETYVYATNQPTEAERQRDLLADYRLWQRAGKPVFTIEYADQPDLMSSAAARARAAGLVPYLAERSLNRLILNQP from the coding sequence GTGAAACCGTTCGTCTGCGCCCTGCTGATGCTCTCTGCCTGTGGGGACACCCCCACGTCCCAGGCCCCTGCCAGTGGTCGGGCACCTGCCCCGCCGGTCACCGTCCCCACGTCGTCCACTGCCGGGCGACCTGCCCTGGGCGCCGTCCAGCACTGGGCCTTACAGCTCACCGGCTACGGTCAGGCCCGCCTGAACACGGTGCGCACCTCGCCCTTCGAACTGGCCGTCGTGGACCCCTTCGACGACGACGGGGTGCCCTGGCCCGCCGCCGAGGTGAGGAGCGCCGCGCAGGGCCGCTGGCTGGTCGCCTACCTCAGCATGGGCGCCGCCGAGAGTTACCGCCCTTACTGGCAAGACGGCTGGAAAGTCGGCTCACCCGCGTGGCTGCTGCGCGAGGACCCCGACTGGCCGGGCAATTTCGATGTGGCCTACTGGGACCCCGAGTGGCAAAAGATCGCCCTGGCGCAGCTTGACCGGGTGATCGCGCAGGGCTTCGGCGGCGTGTACATGGACCTGATCGACGCCTACGAGCGCAACGATACCCGCCCGACCGCCCGCGCCGAGATGGTGCAGTGGGTCTGCCGGATCGCCGCGCACGCCCGCGCCAAAAACCCCAATTTCGTCATCATCCCCCAGAACGCCGCCGAGCTGATCCGCGATCCCGGTTACGTGGCCTGCGTGGACGCCAGCGGCAACGAGGAAACCTACGTCTACGCCACCAACCAGCCCACCGAAGCCGAGCGCCAGCGCGACTTGCTGGCCGACTACCGGCTGTGGCAGCGGGCGGGCAAACCGGTGTTCACCATCGAGTACGCCGATCAGCCCGACCTGATGAGCAGCGCGGCGGCGCGGGCACGGGCAGCGGGGCTGGTGCCTTACCTCGCCGAGCGGAGTCTGAACCGACTGATCCTGAATCAGCCCTGA